The genomic DNA GCCAGGGCCATCGTGCGCCCCGCGCCGCCCTTGTGGGAATGGAAGGTGACCACTTCTCCGGGTTCGTCGAGCGGTGGCAGAGACAGGCGATGCGTTTCCATGGCGGACCTTTTCAATGAGCGGGTAAGCAAAATGGGCAATACTGAGCCGTGGCGCGGCAAGCGGCGGATCAGCGCGGGAAACTGGGCGGCGGCGTCGGGCGCCACGGCGGCGGGATCGGCGGCAGCTCGAAGCTGGCGCAGTCGTGCCCGGCCGGGATGCAGTACTTCAGGTAGTGGTAATGGGCGACGATGCGCTGGACGATCTTGTCGATGTCCGGCAAGAAATCCGGGTTCGTCTTCAGGTCGCCCGTCGCCAGCGTGTAGCGCGAGAAGTCCACGTACATGCCGCTCGTGATCTGCGGCGGTAGGCTGAGCGGGTGCCGGGTCATGATGACGGGGATAATCAGGTGGCTGGGCAAGGTGTACCAGTTGCGCCGCTCCGCCTCGATCAGCTGCATCGCGGCGAACTCGCGGCGGGTGTACGCATGCGCCTCGTACTTCGGCGTGTAGATCACGATCATGCAGACGCTTTCGCACAGCGCCAGCGCGATCTTGCGATCGAGGTCGTCGCCGCCGCCCAGCTGCTCGCTGTCAACGAACAATTCCCTTTCCGTGTCGAAGTGCGGCTCCAGGTAGCAACGCAGCGCGTCGATCAGGTCATTCTTGAACTTGCTCATGTACGCATGCTGGCCGTGCGCATAGCTGA from Pseudoduganella armeniaca includes the following:
- a CDS encoding toll/interleukin-1 receptor domain-containing protein; the protein is MTIRYGCFFSYAHGQHAYMSKFKNDLIDALRCYLEPHFDTERELFVDSEQLGGGDDLDRKIALALCESVCMIVIYTPKYEAHAYTRREFAAMQLIEAERRNWYTLPSHLIIPVIMTRHPLSLPPQITSGMYVDFSRYTLATGDLKTNPDFLPDIDKIVQRIVAHYHYLKYCIPAGHDCASFELPPIPPPWRPTPPPSFPR